In Xenorhabdus poinarii G6, the following are encoded in one genomic region:
- the thrB gene encoding homoserine kinase, with protein MEIGGLMVVRIYAPASIGNVSVGFDVLGAAVSPVDGSLLGDCVSVSDAERFSLNNKGRFVGKLPADPTQNIVYQCWQLFCQRLGKPLPVAMTLEKNMPIGSGLGSSACSVVAGLMALNEYAGRPFNQNQLLDMMGELEGRLSGSIHYDNVSPCYLGGLQLILSQEGAVSLPVPSFDDWLWVMAYPGIKVSTSEARAILPTHYVRQDLIEHGRHLAGFIHACHTRQSELATKLMKDVVAEPYRIPLLPGFIHARDAVRKLGALACGISGSGPTIFAICNELAVAEEVSQWLQQHYVQNDEGFVHICRLDLAGARQVK; from the coding sequence ATGGAAATTGGGGGTTTAATGGTGGTCAGGATTTATGCGCCTGCCTCTATCGGGAACGTTAGCGTTGGTTTTGATGTACTCGGCGCAGCGGTTTCTCCTGTTGATGGCTCGTTGCTGGGAGATTGTGTCTCCGTCAGTGACGCTGAACGTTTCAGCCTGAATAACAAAGGACGATTTGTTGGTAAATTACCGGCCGATCCGACACAAAATATTGTCTACCAATGCTGGCAGCTTTTTTGTCAACGACTGGGGAAACCATTACCCGTGGCCATGACATTAGAAAAAAATATGCCGATCGGTTCGGGACTGGGTTCCAGTGCCTGTTCCGTGGTGGCCGGCTTGATGGCATTGAATGAGTATGCTGGCCGACCGTTTAACCAAAACCAGTTACTGGACATGATGGGAGAGTTAGAGGGGCGTCTTTCCGGCAGTATTCATTATGATAATGTCTCCCCCTGCTATTTAGGCGGGTTACAATTAATTTTGTCGCAGGAAGGGGCTGTCAGCCTGCCCGTTCCCTCATTTGATGATTGGTTGTGGGTCATGGCTTATCCGGGTATCAAAGTATCGACATCTGAAGCCCGCGCGATCCTGCCGACACATTATGTCCGTCAAGATCTCATTGAACATGGGCGTCATCTGGCGGGTTTTATCCACGCCTGCCATACCCGGCAATCAGAACTCGCCACCAAATTAATGAAAGATGTTGTGGCAGAACCTTATCGCATACCTCTCTTACCCGGGTTTATCCATGCTCGTGATGCCGTCAGAAAATTAGGCGCGCTGGCGTGCGGCATTTCCGGCTCAGGCCCGACAATTTTTGCAATTTGTAACGAACTGGCTGTAGCAGAAGAGGTTTCGCAATGGCTACAACAACATTACGTACAGAATGACGAAGGCTTTGTACATATTTGCCGTCTGGATCTCGCAGGCGCACGACAGGTAAAGTAA